In Myxococcus stipitatus, the following are encoded in one genomic region:
- the xerD gene encoding site-specific tyrosine recombinase XerD, whose amino-acid sequence MEGLLDAFIAFIRAERGLSGKTVDAYAADLTAYFEDLRSRGVEDVTRARQEDVTAHLSSLSKSGLGKRSQARHLAALRGFHRFLVAERLADKDPTEDVDTPRSARKLPSFLTLEEVEQLLAAPDERTSAGLRDKAMVEVLYATGLRVSELCGLGVNDVQLSAGYLVAKGKGAKERIVPLGRQAVEKVREYLATSRPAMLGRRESRALFVTPRGGGFTRQGFWKLLKRYALKAGIRKPLSPHKLRHSFATHLVERGADLRAVQQMLGHADLSTTQIYTHVNSARLRSVYDEFHPRSDVFVPKQKKQRAVS is encoded by the coding sequence ATGGAAGGGTTGCTCGACGCATTCATCGCCTTCATCCGCGCGGAGCGCGGGCTGTCCGGCAAGACGGTGGATGCCTATGCGGCGGACCTGACGGCCTATTTCGAGGACCTGCGCTCGCGGGGCGTCGAGGACGTGACGCGGGCTCGTCAGGAGGATGTGACGGCGCACCTGTCGTCGCTGTCGAAGTCGGGGCTGGGCAAGCGGAGCCAGGCCCGGCATCTGGCCGCGCTGCGGGGCTTCCACCGGTTCCTGGTGGCCGAGCGTCTGGCGGACAAGGACCCGACGGAGGACGTGGATACGCCGCGTTCGGCGCGCAAGCTTCCGTCATTCCTGACGCTGGAGGAAGTGGAGCAGCTCCTGGCCGCCCCGGACGAGCGCACCTCCGCGGGCCTTCGGGACAAGGCGATGGTGGAGGTGCTCTATGCCACGGGGCTGCGCGTCAGCGAGTTGTGTGGCCTGGGTGTCAACGACGTGCAGCTGAGCGCGGGCTATCTGGTGGCCAAGGGCAAGGGCGCCAAGGAGCGCATCGTCCCGCTGGGGCGCCAGGCGGTGGAGAAGGTGCGGGAGTACCTGGCCACCTCTCGCCCGGCGATGCTGGGCCGGCGCGAGTCGCGAGCCCTGTTCGTCACGCCGCGAGGGGGCGGGTTCACCCGGCAGGGGTTCTGGAAGCTGCTCAAGCGCTACGCGCTGAAGGCGGGCATCCGCAAGCCCTTGTCTCCACACAAGCTGCGGCACTCGTTCGCCACGCACCTGGTGGAGCGCGGCGCGGACCTCCGGGCCGTGCAGCAGATGCTGGGGCACGCGGACCTGTCCACGACGCAAATCTATACACACGTCAACAGCGCCCGGCTGCGCTCGGTCTACGACGAGTTCCACCCGCGCAGCGACGTGTTCGTCCCCAAGCAGAAGAAGCAGCGGGCGGTGTCGTAG
- a CDS encoding L-threonylcarbamoyladenylate synthase, translated as MAAPILEVDMEHPSPRHIQRAVEVLERGGLVAYPTDTYYGMGCDLGSKKAIERLYQLKGRDKKKPLSFLCPDLSDVARYAHVSNFAYRTMKGLTPGAFTFILEATRLVPDLMMTRQKQVGIRVPDAPLARELARALGRPLVTTSVNNPQGEPLTDARDIKDALGHGLDLILDGGVTLNEPSTVVSLIGDTLEILRQGKGRLED; from the coding sequence ATGGCCGCACCCATCCTCGAGGTGGACATGGAGCACCCTTCTCCGCGCCACATCCAGCGCGCCGTGGAGGTGCTCGAGCGCGGCGGACTCGTCGCCTATCCGACGGATACGTATTACGGCATGGGCTGTGACCTGGGCTCGAAGAAGGCCATCGAGCGGCTCTACCAGCTCAAGGGCCGCGACAAGAAGAAGCCCTTGTCCTTCCTCTGTCCGGACCTGTCTGACGTGGCGCGCTATGCCCACGTCAGCAATTTCGCATACCGGACGATGAAGGGTCTGACCCCTGGCGCGTTTACTTTCATCCTTGAAGCCACGCGTCTGGTGCCGGACTTGATGATGACCCGTCAGAAACAGGTAGGGATCCGGGTACCCGATGCCCCATTGGCGCGGGAACTGGCGCGTGCGCTGGGGCGTCCCCTGGTGACGACGTCGGTGAACAATCCCCAGGGTGAGCCGCTCACGGACGCCCGGGACATCAAGGACGCATTGGGCCATGGGCTGGACCTCATCCTGGATGGTGGCGTGACGTTGAACGAACCTTCCACGGTGGTTTCACTCATTGGCGATACGCTTGAAATCCTCCGCCAAGGCAAGGGTAGGCTGGAGGACTGA
- a CDS encoding cation:proton antiporter — protein MQALLVFLAIAALSLLASSPALDPSRFPSLARLAAGGFLFLLFGVVLGPSVVGALSADDLGHLRPVMALGLGTAGVILGLNLEPRLLRLLPRPVYAAALAHSGTAFLFVALPLTAPLLLTSHPSLHAAVGAASLLGASASLSSGHFAVLAYRAGRMDRARGLGVALLTMLDDAVGLVVLAVALVLSAAPSAGEGLGLVCLAVLLGVLCGALLAFLTHAMKDPAELTTVTLGMVALVGGAAAYLRVSALLAGVACGATLALVGGRTVERVARALGRVERPVFLVLVFLVGCGVYTRDWAAWALVPGFVGLRFLGKVLGGRFAQRFASGVLELPPRVGYALIAQGGLALCLVAEYQFLVPGGLARRVLDVVVVGAVVNELLAGPAFRQVLAEPKPRMAPAAAVDDVEVAT, from the coding sequence GTGCAAGCGCTGCTCGTTTTCCTCGCCATCGCGGCGCTGTCTCTGCTCGCCTCGAGTCCGGCGTTGGACCCCAGCCGCTTCCCCTCGCTGGCGAGGCTGGCGGCGGGGGGCTTCCTGTTCCTCCTCTTCGGGGTGGTGCTGGGCCCGTCGGTGGTGGGGGCCTTGTCCGCCGATGACCTGGGGCACCTGCGGCCGGTGATGGCGCTGGGGCTGGGGACGGCGGGCGTCATCCTCGGGTTGAACCTGGAGCCGCGGCTGCTGCGGCTGTTGCCCCGGCCGGTGTATGCTGCCGCGCTGGCGCATTCGGGGACGGCGTTCCTGTTCGTGGCGCTGCCGCTGACGGCGCCGCTGCTCCTGACGTCCCATCCGTCGCTGCATGCCGCCGTGGGGGCCGCCTCGCTCCTGGGGGCGTCGGCGAGTCTGTCCTCGGGGCACTTCGCGGTGCTGGCGTACCGGGCGGGGCGGATGGACCGCGCGCGGGGCCTGGGCGTGGCGCTGCTGACGATGCTGGACGACGCGGTGGGCCTGGTGGTGCTGGCGGTGGCGCTGGTGTTGAGCGCGGCCCCCAGCGCGGGCGAGGGCCTGGGGCTGGTGTGTCTGGCGGTGCTGCTGGGGGTCCTGTGTGGGGCGCTGCTGGCGTTCCTCACGCATGCGATGAAGGACCCGGCGGAGCTGACGACGGTGACGTTGGGCATGGTGGCGCTGGTGGGCGGCGCGGCGGCCTATCTGCGCGTGTCCGCGCTCCTGGCGGGTGTGGCGTGTGGGGCCACGCTGGCGCTGGTGGGCGGGCGGACGGTGGAGCGGGTGGCTCGGGCGCTGGGGCGGGTGGAGCGGCCCGTGTTCCTGGTGCTCGTGTTCCTGGTGGGCTGTGGCGTCTACACGCGCGACTGGGCGGCGTGGGCGTTGGTGCCGGGCTTCGTGGGCCTGCGCTTCCTGGGGAAGGTGCTGGGCGGGCGCTTCGCGCAGCGCTTCGCCTCAGGGGTGTTGGAGTTGCCACCGCGCGTGGGCTACGCGCTCATCGCGCAGGGCGGCCTCGCGCTGTGTCTGGTGGCCGAGTACCAGTTCCTGGTGCCCGGAGGGCTGGCTCGCCGCGTGCTGGACGTGGTGGTGGTGGGCGCGGTGGTGAACGAGCTGCTCGCGGGCCCGGCCTTCCGTCAGGTCCTCGCGGAGCCGAAGCCGAGGATGGCTCCGGCCGCGGCGGTGGATGACGTGGAGGTGGCGACGTGA
- a CDS encoding TVP38/TMEM64 family protein: MLVSVGGLLMLRLLGPDFIDQRRLADVLAPLGKAAPLAYISFLAVRPLTLLPGQLLTAVGGMMFGTLAATLYSLTGSFLSATLLFALARKLGTRPMKRLAGGRYPALVSAARRHDFLFAFMACVNPLCPTDVMLVASAASGARFWPSVAGLMLGTIPGTFLTAQFGSGLAQGRTLMTAVSAAGLVVSLVLGVFIGRRFYKALSEPTQLTAPTSDARDGTTVPDLGRAATLRPPASKSGGVPATW; this comes from the coding sequence ATGCTCGTGTCCGTGGGAGGGCTCCTGATGCTGCGCCTCCTGGGACCTGACTTCATCGATCAGCGGCGTCTGGCGGATGTGCTTGCTCCCCTGGGTAAAGCCGCGCCCTTGGCCTACATCTCTTTCCTCGCCGTTCGTCCTCTCACGCTGTTGCCCGGGCAGTTGCTGACCGCCGTGGGCGGAATGATGTTTGGAACGCTCGCAGCGACCCTCTATTCACTAACGGGCAGCTTCCTGTCCGCCACGCTGCTCTTCGCGCTGGCACGCAAGCTGGGAACCCGACCCATGAAGCGCCTGGCTGGAGGTAGATATCCAGCCCTGGTGAGTGCGGCCAGGCGCCACGATTTCCTGTTTGCGTTCATGGCGTGTGTCAATCCGCTGTGTCCCACCGACGTGATGCTGGTGGCCTCCGCGGCCAGCGGCGCACGGTTCTGGCCATCGGTGGCGGGACTCATGCTGGGGACCATTCCAGGCACCTTTCTCACCGCGCAGTTCGGCAGTGGTCTGGCCCAGGGGCGCACGCTGATGACAGCGGTGTCGGCCGCCGGCCTCGTCGTGTCGCTGGTGCTGGGCGTGTTCATCGGCCGTCGCTTCTACAAAGCGCTCAGCGAGCCCACGCAGCTCACCGCGCCAACATCGGATGCTCGAGACGGCACAACGGTTCCCGACCTCGGGCGCGCCGCCACGCTCCGGCCTCCCGCCTCCAAGAGCGGCGGTGTCCCCGCGACATGGTGA
- a CDS encoding general stress protein, translating to MSDKDNKGSMTVAEAGRKGGETVRNERGREFYETIGRKGGATVKAERGRSFYEEIGRKGGETVKAERGAKFYEEIGKKGGDRVKATRGPNFYEEIGRKGGQKVKKLIEEGKRAARAAMAASPEGAPQEGSSATPATPAAPSGETAGPGQNE from the coding sequence ATGTCGGACAAAGACAACAAGGGCAGCATGACGGTGGCCGAGGCGGGCCGTAAGGGTGGGGAGACAGTCCGGAACGAGCGGGGTCGGGAGTTCTACGAGACCATTGGCCGAAAGGGCGGCGCGACGGTGAAAGCCGAGCGTGGCCGTTCGTTCTACGAGGAGATCGGGCGCAAGGGCGGCGAGACGGTCAAGGCCGAGCGCGGGGCGAAGTTCTACGAGGAGATCGGCAAGAAGGGTGGCGACCGCGTCAAGGCCACCCGCGGGCCGAACTTCTACGAGGAGATTGGCCGCAAGGGTGGGCAGAAGGTGAAGAAGCTCATCGAAGAGGGCAAGCGCGCGGCGCGCGCCGCGATGGCGGCGTCTCCTGAAGGGGCCCCGCAGGAAGGTTCGTCGGCGACCCCGGCGACTCCGGCGGCTCCTTCCGGTGAGACGGCGGGCCCCGGCCAGAACGAGTAG
- a CDS encoding patatin-like phospholipase family protein translates to MKDRPATLVLSGGGAKGAFQVGAERVLREVHGFRWERVFGVSVGALNATAIAQHEYERLADLWLNLREEDVYRKLPWLVVALRLGLFHKLGLFENSPLRSLLERNFGSRPFAIPAHVGRVSLTSGQYELVSSDSNDFLPAVWHSTVMPIIFEPVGPHAMVDGGLRNIAPLGDALEYSPTEIVVIACSSSRLEPMKYPANILEVIRRSLSDIALNEMLMNDVDLFVRINDMVRQAQTHGTTLRGPDGRPYVYCRITVIEPTAPIGHTLDFSPEMIRMRLRHGEDRARAVMRPTGVGPGERMPPRIAAQLEPVLYN, encoded by the coding sequence ATGAAGGACCGTCCTGCAACGCTTGTGCTCTCTGGTGGTGGCGCCAAGGGCGCCTTCCAGGTGGGCGCCGAGCGTGTGCTCAGAGAGGTCCACGGCTTTCGTTGGGAGCGTGTCTTTGGTGTGTCGGTGGGTGCGTTGAATGCCACCGCGATCGCGCAGCACGAGTATGAGCGGCTGGCGGACCTCTGGCTGAACCTGCGTGAAGAGGACGTGTACCGCAAGCTGCCGTGGCTGGTCGTCGCGTTGCGGCTGGGCTTGTTCCACAAGCTGGGGCTCTTCGAGAACTCACCGTTGAGGAGCCTCCTCGAGCGGAACTTCGGCAGCCGCCCGTTCGCGATTCCCGCGCACGTGGGCCGGGTCTCGCTCACGTCGGGGCAGTACGAGTTGGTCTCGAGCGACTCGAACGACTTCCTCCCCGCCGTGTGGCACAGCACGGTGATGCCCATCATCTTCGAGCCCGTGGGTCCCCATGCGATGGTCGACGGCGGGCTGCGCAACATCGCGCCCCTGGGCGATGCGCTCGAATACTCGCCCACGGAGATCGTCGTCATCGCGTGTTCGTCGTCCAGGCTGGAGCCGATGAAGTACCCGGCCAACATCCTGGAGGTCATCCGGCGAAGCCTCTCCGATATCGCCCTCAACGAGATGCTGATGAACGACGTGGACCTGTTCGTCCGCATCAACGACATGGTGAGACAGGCACAGACGCACGGCACGACGCTCCGGGGGCCGGATGGCAGACCCTATGTCTATTGCCGCATCACCGTCATCGAACCCACGGCGCCCATCGGGCACACGCTCGACTTCTCGCCGGAGATGATTCGCATGCGGTTGCGCCACGGCGAGGACCGCGCCCGCGCCGTGATGCGTCCAACGGGGGTGGGGCCTGGGGAACGCATGCCGCCGCGCATCGCCGCGCAACTGGAACCCGTCCTCTACAATTGA
- a CDS encoding cation:proton antiporter, with the protein MKGAVTRLLLLMILLAIISRAQVLRADSGTSVTLAAGALLLCGLFAGKVAKGFGLPRLTGYLLVGVAVGPYALGFIPGEGVKGLDLVKGLAVSLIALVAGTELRLGLIRRVGARVALLCAAVCAVTFAVCFGATLALKPVLPFLAPLTMPQALAVSALMSTVVVSFSPTVTIAIVQETRARGSFTEFLMALVIIGDLLVMVAFALAAGMTRASFGGGFDVAGLLGGVGWELFGSVVVGGVLAVAMLVYMRGVKRELPLFLVGLSFAAAEGGTRLHLSPLLVSLAAGALIVNLDEREGERIHHAIQQAGLPVFALFFAAAGAGLKLDALVTVGPAALLLVVLRGAAIWFACRRFAPASDPRLKEYLWMGLISQAGVTFGLAALVSRTFPSFGPQVEVLIVAMITAHELVGPVLTRRALTASGEVRTDEAPGTA; encoded by the coding sequence GTGAAGGGCGCGGTGACGCGACTGCTGTTGCTGATGATCCTCCTGGCCATCATCAGCCGTGCCCAGGTGTTGCGCGCGGACTCGGGCACCTCGGTGACGTTGGCGGCGGGGGCGTTGCTCTTGTGTGGCCTGTTCGCGGGCAAGGTGGCCAAGGGGTTCGGGCTGCCCCGGCTCACGGGCTACCTGCTGGTGGGCGTGGCGGTGGGGCCGTACGCGCTGGGCTTCATCCCCGGCGAGGGCGTGAAGGGGCTGGACCTGGTGAAGGGGCTGGCGGTGAGCCTCATCGCGCTGGTCGCGGGCACGGAGCTTCGCCTCGGGCTCATCCGGCGGGTGGGGGCTCGTGTCGCGTTGTTGTGCGCGGCGGTCTGCGCGGTGACCTTCGCGGTGTGCTTCGGGGCGACGCTCGCGCTCAAGCCCGTGCTGCCCTTCCTGGCGCCGTTGACGATGCCCCAGGCGCTGGCCGTGAGCGCGTTGATGTCCACGGTGGTGGTGTCGTTCTCGCCCACGGTGACCATCGCCATCGTCCAGGAGACACGCGCGCGCGGCTCGTTCACCGAGTTCCTGATGGCGCTGGTCATCATCGGCGACCTGCTGGTCATGGTGGCGTTCGCGCTGGCGGCGGGCATGACGCGCGCGAGCTTTGGCGGAGGCTTCGACGTCGCGGGCCTGTTGGGCGGGGTGGGGTGGGAGCTGTTCGGCTCGGTGGTCGTGGGTGGCGTGCTGGCGGTGGCGATGCTCGTCTACATGCGCGGCGTGAAGCGCGAGCTTCCGTTGTTCCTGGTGGGCCTGTCGTTCGCCGCGGCCGAGGGCGGCACGCGTCTGCACCTGTCCCCGCTCCTGGTGTCGCTGGCGGCCGGGGCGCTCATCGTCAACCTGGATGAGCGGGAGGGAGAGCGCATCCACCATGCGATTCAGCAGGCGGGCCTGCCCGTGTTCGCGCTCTTCTTCGCGGCCGCGGGCGCGGGACTGAAGCTGGATGCGCTCGTCACGGTGGGCCCCGCGGCGCTCCTCCTGGTGGTGCTGCGCGGCGCGGCCATCTGGTTCGCTTGCCGACGTTTCGCCCCCGCCAGCGACCCGCGCCTGAAGGAATACCTGTGGATGGGGCTCATCTCACAAGCGGGCGTGACGTTCGGACTGGCGGCGCTGGTGTCCCGGACATTCCCTTCGTTCGGCCCCCAGGTCGAGGTGCTCATCGTGGCCATGATCACGGCGCACGAGCTGGTGGGGCCGGTGCTCACGCGCCGTGCGCTGACGGCCAGCGGCGAAGTCAGGACGGACGAGGCGCCGGGAACGGCGTAG